One region of Brachybacterium saurashtrense genomic DNA includes:
- a CDS encoding FadR/GntR family transcriptional regulator: protein MAAHRTEALVDVLRRRIVEGTIAAGEKLPSENTLIAEHGVSRTVVREALTALRADGLVRTRRGAGSYALTPPSPPGSTWPARPVRTLAERRALLELRTGVECEAAGLAASRRSEADLAALRHAQKALEASLAEPAAALEHDFAVHRGIAVASGNPYLLELLDALGPTMIAMPRDRLTAHAGSGAGDAVVQEHAAVLEALEAGEPRAAAAAMRMHLDGTRRRLAQNAEPRDRTG from the coding sequence ATGGCCGCGCACCGCACCGAGGCGCTCGTGGACGTGCTGCGTCGGCGGATCGTCGAGGGCACGATCGCCGCGGGGGAGAAGCTCCCCAGCGAGAACACCCTGATCGCCGAGCACGGGGTGAGCCGCACGGTGGTGCGCGAGGCGCTCACCGCCCTGCGCGCCGACGGACTGGTGCGCACACGGCGCGGCGCCGGCAGCTACGCCCTGACCCCTCCGTCCCCTCCCGGCTCGACGTGGCCGGCCCGGCCGGTGCGCACCCTCGCGGAGCGCCGCGCCCTGCTGGAGCTGCGCACGGGGGTGGAGTGCGAGGCGGCCGGTCTGGCCGCGTCCCGGCGCAGCGAGGCGGACCTCGCCGCCCTGCGCCATGCCCAGAAGGCACTCGAGGCGTCCCTCGCCGAGCCGGCCGCCGCGCTCGAGCACGACTTCGCCGTGCACCGCGGGATCGCCGTAGCGAGCGGGAATCCCTATCTCCTCGAGCTGCTCGACGCGCTCGGTCCCACGATGATCGCCATGCCGCGCGACCGGCTCACGGCGCACGCAGGGAGTGGGGCCGGGGACGCCGTGGTGCAGGAGCACGCCGCCGTGCTCGAGGCGCTCGAGGCGGGGGAGCCGCGCGCCGCCGCCGCGGCGATGCGCATGCACCTGGACGGCACCCGGCGGCGGCTCGCGCAGAACGCCGAGCCCCGGGACCGGACGGGCTGA
- a CDS encoding circularly permuted type 2 ATP-grasp protein, which translates to MSATSLFHSARTGSGGDEMFAPDGSVRPTYRALHDALDGLGLEEFRSRSDSLARSYLDQGVTFDYAGEERPFPIDAIPRVIAAEEWRRVSAGVAQRVRALERFLDDLYNDQAAIADGVVPAELVTSSTYVVEAMRGYSPPGGVRIHISGIDLVRDGDGEFRVLEDNVRTPSGVSYVLSNRRAMAQGFPELFADRPVRRVGDYPGRLLAALQAAAPDTAGEEATVVVLTPGRYNSAYFEHSLLARTMGVDLVEASDLVERNERIYMRTTAGLRRVDVIYKRTDDDFIDPEVFRPDSVLGVPGLVRSILAGNVVVANAIGNGIGDDKLTYTYVPDLIRYYLGEEPQLPNVDTWRLEDADSRAEVLDRLDELVVKPVDGSGGKGIVIGPAATAPELDALRRRLEEDPRGWIAQPVVQLSTIPTLVEDGPEPRHVDLRPFALNSGDDVWVLPGGLTRVALPRGEMIVNSSRGGGSKDTWVLASDQAADPAAAAAPSAEREDEAIEDPTDDSYDEFEDLRDEQAEEQRSEPDPVTSAIPIIDAEESPHDAQ; encoded by the coding sequence ATGTCTGCCACCTCGCTGTTCCACAGTGCCCGCACCGGCTCGGGCGGCGACGAGATGTTCGCCCCCGACGGCTCGGTGCGTCCCACCTATCGCGCACTGCACGACGCGCTGGACGGCCTCGGGCTGGAGGAGTTCCGCTCCCGCTCGGACTCGCTGGCCCGCAGCTATCTCGACCAGGGCGTCACCTTCGACTACGCGGGCGAGGAGCGGCCCTTCCCGATCGACGCGATCCCCCGAGTGATCGCCGCGGAGGAGTGGCGGCGCGTCTCCGCCGGCGTCGCGCAGCGGGTGCGCGCCCTGGAGCGCTTCCTGGACGATCTCTACAACGACCAGGCCGCGATCGCCGACGGGGTGGTCCCTGCCGAGCTCGTGACCTCCTCGACCTACGTGGTGGAGGCGATGCGCGGCTACTCGCCCCCCGGCGGGGTGCGGATCCACATCTCGGGGATCGACCTGGTGCGCGACGGCGACGGCGAGTTCCGCGTGCTCGAGGACAACGTGCGCACCCCCAGCGGGGTGAGCTACGTGCTCTCGAACCGTCGGGCGATGGCGCAGGGGTTCCCCGAGCTGTTCGCGGACCGCCCGGTGCGCCGCGTGGGCGACTACCCGGGCCGGCTGCTGGCGGCGCTGCAGGCCGCCGCCCCGGACACCGCGGGAGAGGAGGCGACGGTGGTGGTGCTCACCCCCGGTCGCTACAACAGCGCCTACTTCGAGCACTCCCTGCTGGCCCGCACCATGGGCGTGGACCTCGTGGAGGCCTCGGACCTCGTCGAGCGCAACGAGCGCATCTACATGCGCACCACCGCGGGGCTGCGGCGCGTGGACGTGATCTACAAGCGCACCGACGACGACTTCATCGACCCCGAGGTGTTCCGCCCCGACTCGGTGCTGGGCGTGCCCGGGCTGGTCCGTTCGATCCTCGCGGGCAACGTGGTGGTCGCCAACGCGATCGGCAACGGCATCGGCGACGACAAGCTCACCTACACCTACGTGCCGGATCTGATCCGCTACTACCTGGGCGAGGAGCCGCAGCTGCCCAACGTGGACACCTGGCGGCTGGAGGACGCGGACTCCCGGGCCGAGGTGCTGGACCGCCTGGACGAGCTGGTGGTCAAGCCCGTGGACGGCTCCGGCGGCAAGGGCATCGTGATCGGCCCGGCCGCCACCGCGCCGGAGCTGGACGCGCTGCGCCGACGCCTCGAGGAGGATCCCCGCGGATGGATCGCCCAGCCCGTGGTGCAGCTGTCCACCATCCCCACCCTGGTGGAGGACGGCCCGGAGCCCCGTCACGTGGACCTGCGTCCCTTCGCGCTGAACAGCGGCGACGACGTGTGGGTGCTGCCCGGCGGCCTCACCCGGGTGGCGCTGCCCAGGGGGGAGATGATCGTGAACTCCTCCCGCGGCGGCGGCTCGAAGGACACCTGGGTGCTCGCCTCCGACCAGGCCGCGGATCCCGCGGCGGCGGCCGCGCCCTCCGCCGAGCGGGAGGACGAGGCGATCGAGGATCCCACCGACGACAGCTACGACGAGTTCGAGGACCTGCGGGACGAGCAGGCCGAGGAGCAGCGCTCCGAGCCCGATCCCGTCACCTCCGCCATCCCGATCATCGACGCCGAGGAGTCGCCCCATGATGCTCAGTAG
- a CDS encoding 5-dehydro-4-deoxyglucarate dehydratase — protein MALRTPQELAAELAGGLLSFPATAFDAELALDETAYRRHLDWQASHPIGGLFAAGGTGEGFSLLPEESARVIRIAVEEAGDRVPVLGAAGGSTLQAVRGARDAEAAGAEGLLLLPPYLTECDQEGLAAHVSAVCEATSLGVIVYHRATAVYEAGTLADLAARHENLIGFKDGVGDLAQLTRIRTLLGERLLYLGGLPTAEAYALPLLQLGMSTYSSALYNVVPEFALAFYADVRRGDHAAVTEKLARFVLPYLEIRDRAKGYGVSIVKGGLRAVGRDLGPVRPPLQDLTAQDVEDLRILIDAAGIHPGAAAASAA, from the coding sequence GTGGCCCTCCGCACCCCTCAGGAACTCGCCGCCGAGCTCGCGGGCGGACTTCTGTCCTTCCCCGCCACCGCCTTCGATGCGGAGCTCGCCCTGGACGAGACTGCCTACCGCCGCCACCTCGACTGGCAGGCGAGCCATCCGATCGGCGGCCTGTTCGCGGCGGGCGGCACCGGGGAGGGATTCAGCCTCCTGCCGGAGGAATCTGCCCGGGTGATCCGGATCGCCGTCGAGGAGGCGGGGGACCGGGTGCCCGTGCTCGGCGCCGCGGGCGGGTCCACCCTCCAGGCGGTGCGTGGCGCGCGCGACGCGGAGGCGGCCGGCGCCGAGGGGCTCCTCCTGCTGCCGCCCTACCTCACCGAGTGCGATCAGGAGGGGCTGGCCGCACACGTCTCCGCCGTGTGCGAGGCGACGAGCCTCGGGGTGATCGTCTACCACCGCGCCACCGCCGTCTACGAGGCCGGCACGCTCGCCGACCTCGCCGCCCGCCACGAGAACCTGATCGGGTTCAAGGACGGCGTGGGAGACCTCGCCCAGCTCACCAGGATCCGCACCCTGCTCGGCGAGCGCCTGCTCTACCTGGGCGGGCTGCCCACGGCGGAGGCGTACGCGCTGCCGCTGCTCCAGCTCGGGATGAGCACCTACTCCTCGGCCCTGTACAACGTGGTCCCGGAGTTCGCGCTGGCGTTCTACGCCGACGTGCGGCGCGGGGACCACGCCGCCGTCACCGAGAAGCTGGCGCGCTTCGTGCTGCCCTACCTCGAGATCCGCGACCGTGCGAAGGGGTACGGCGTCTCGATCGTCAAGGGCGGGCTGCGGGCCGTCGGCCGCGACCTCGGCCCGGTCCGACCCCCGCTGCAGGACCTCACCGCCCAGGACGTCGAGGACCTGCGCATCCTCATCGACGCCGCGGGGATCCACCCCGGGGCCGCCGCAGCCTCCGCCGCCTGA
- a CDS encoding type II toxin-antitoxin system PemK/MazF family toxin, translating into MSLVDRFTSALRSAARSPAVRRSARGLGRAALRSLREQRRAPSDGRAVAHPGRSGNADAPAEDSPALADRRRGGALALEYTPHADGRPDPGEVVWAWVPYEEDITQGKDRPVLVIAEEAAASGGSDGTGEVLIALMLTSRDRAASGGTTTDEHGATWVDIGAGDWDSRGRPSEVRADRLLRLVPAAVRREGGRLDRTRYDRVATAVRDVHGW; encoded by the coding sequence ATGTCCCTGGTCGACCGATTCACCTCCGCCCTCCGCAGCGCGGCCCGCTCCCCCGCGGTGCGCCGCAGCGCGCGCGGCCTGGGACGCGCGGCGCTGCGCTCCCTGCGCGAGCAGCGCCGCGCCCCCTCCGACGGCCGGGCCGTCGCGCATCCCGGCCGCTCCGGGAACGCCGACGCCCCGGCCGAGGACTCCCCCGCCCTCGCCGACCGCCGGCGCGGCGGCGCCCTCGCCCTGGAGTACACCCCGCACGCGGACGGCCGCCCCGATCCCGGCGAGGTGGTGTGGGCCTGGGTGCCCTACGAGGAGGACATCACCCAGGGCAAGGACCGCCCGGTGCTGGTGATCGCCGAGGAGGCCGCCGCCTCCGGCGGGTCCGACGGCACCGGCGAGGTGCTGATCGCCCTGATGCTCACGTCCCGGGACCGTGCGGCGAGCGGCGGGACCACCACCGACGAGCACGGCGCGACGTGGGTGGACATCGGCGCCGGCGACTGGGACAGCCGGGGCCGTCCCTCCGAGGTGCGCGCGGACCGGCTGCTGCGCCTCGTGCCCGCTGCGGTGCGGCGGGAGGGCGGGCGCCTGGACCGGACGCGCTACGACCGGGTCGCGACCGCGGTGCGGGACGTGCACGGCTGGTGA
- a CDS encoding alpha-E domain-containing protein, producing the protein MMLSRIADAMFWIGRYVERADQTARILDVSLQSVTEDAPEDPAAACHDVYRIFGIEQVADADLSVQRVLDTLVTDRTNPSSVAGALLTARENARGVREVLSTEVWESLNTTTLGLPRGVRPSRMHGAFQFAKDRCAVVNGLVDSSMTRDEAWLFLRIGQLLERVDMLARNLQDHDLEDSSAAATVMLLRSCSAHEPYIRSYRGRVRSARAIEFLLLDSIFPRSAVHCLGELDEALETLAKLHGNSFDRLGAEEPARRIVGRALASLRFRALEDIIADFDEEMEQLQRVTGAVTRALGSTYFHPAH; encoded by the coding sequence ATGATGCTCAGTAGGATCGCCGACGCGATGTTCTGGATCGGCCGCTACGTGGAGCGGGCCGATCAGACCGCCCGCATCCTCGACGTCTCCCTGCAGTCGGTCACGGAGGACGCCCCCGAGGACCCGGCCGCGGCCTGCCACGACGTGTACCGGATCTTCGGCATCGAGCAGGTGGCCGACGCGGACCTCTCCGTGCAGCGGGTGCTGGACACCCTGGTCACCGATCGCACCAACCCCTCGTCGGTGGCCGGCGCGCTGCTCACGGCCCGGGAGAACGCGCGCGGTGTGCGCGAGGTCCTCTCCACCGAGGTGTGGGAGTCGCTGAACACCACCACGCTCGGACTGCCGCGCGGGGTGCGCCCCTCGCGCATGCACGGCGCGTTCCAGTTCGCCAAGGATCGCTGCGCCGTGGTGAACGGCCTGGTGGACTCCTCGATGACCCGTGACGAGGCCTGGCTGTTCCTGCGGATCGGGCAGCTGCTGGAGCGCGTGGACATGCTGGCCCGCAACCTCCAGGACCACGACCTGGAGGACTCCTCCGCCGCGGCCACCGTGATGTTGCTGCGCTCCTGCAGCGCCCACGAGCCCTACATCCGCTCGTACCGGGGGCGCGTCCGGTCCGCGCGCGCGATCGAGTTCCTGCTGCTGGACTCGATCTTCCCGCGCTCCGCGGTGCACTGCCTCGGCGAGCTCGACGAGGCGCTGGAGACCCTCGCCAAGCTGCACGGCAACAGCTTCGACCGCCTCGGCGCGGAGGAGCCGGCCCGCCGGATCGTGGGCCGCGCCCTGGCCAGCCTGCGCTTCCGAGCGCTGGAGGACATCATCGCGGACTTCGACGAGGAGATGGAGCAGCTCCAGCGGGTCACCGGCGCGGTCACCCGCGCCCTGGGGAGCACCTACTTCCACCCGGCGCACTGA
- a CDS encoding LysR family transcriptional regulator, producing the protein MYTLEQVRQFVAVAEELHFGRAAARLAMTQPPLSRQIQRLERAVGVTLLERDSRGVALTPAGRAFLGEARRLLAVAERAPGAARRIAAGRAGQVRVGFTATTGFSLLGRLLDEIGAALPAVEVLLEERVTGEQLRALRRGDLDLGLLRPPVDPAQHESFLLHREELVVALPAGHPLARERAALPAARLVGEPLVLPDPVQARYFHELVVRRLPVRPEDAAHTVSQIVTMLSLVAAGRGIALVPESARVLGIAGVVLRPVEESGPEAVELHAAWMRGSRDPALQRVLEVLRGLAP; encoded by the coding sequence ATGTACACGCTCGAACAGGTGCGCCAGTTCGTGGCGGTGGCCGAGGAGCTGCACTTCGGCCGTGCCGCCGCGCGGCTGGCGATGACGCAGCCGCCGCTGAGCCGTCAGATCCAGCGGCTCGAGAGGGCCGTCGGCGTCACTCTCCTGGAACGGGACAGCCGCGGGGTCGCGCTCACCCCGGCGGGTCGTGCCTTCCTGGGCGAGGCGCGCCGCCTGCTGGCCGTCGCGGAGCGCGCCCCCGGCGCCGCCCGACGGATCGCCGCGGGCAGGGCCGGACAGGTGCGGGTGGGCTTCACCGCCACCACCGGCTTCTCGCTGCTGGGCCGGCTGCTGGACGAGATCGGCGCGGCCCTGCCCGCGGTCGAGGTGCTGCTGGAGGAGCGGGTCACCGGAGAGCAGTTGCGTGCCCTGCGCCGAGGCGACCTCGACCTCGGCCTCCTCCGGCCCCCGGTGGACCCCGCGCAGCACGAGTCCTTCCTGCTGCACCGCGAGGAGCTGGTGGTCGCCCTCCCCGCAGGGCATCCTCTCGCCCGCGAGCGGGCGGCGCTGCCGGCGGCGCGGCTGGTCGGGGAGCCGCTGGTGCTGCCCGATCCCGTGCAGGCGCGCTACTTCCACGAGCTCGTGGTCCGTCGGCTCCCGGTGCGGCCCGAGGACGCCGCGCACACGGTGAGCCAGATCGTCACCATGCTCTCCCTGGTCGCCGCCGGGCGGGGGATCGCGCTGGTGCCGGAGTCCGCCCGGGTGCTCGGCATCGCGGGCGTGGTCCTGCGGCCGGTGGAGGAGTCCGGGCCGGAGGCCGTCGAGCTGCATGCCGCCTGGATGCGCGGCTCCCGGGACCCGGCCCTGCAGCGCGTGCTGGAGGTGCTCCGCGGCCTCGCCCCGTGA
- a CDS encoding L-talarate/galactarate dehydratase, with protein MPYTPDAIRSLCLSTLTLPLATPISDAKVFTGRQRPMTEVVFLIAEVTTAQGHEGIGFSYSKRAGGPAQYAHAKEVAAAAIGEDPSDIAKLYTRLLWAGASVGRSGVATQALAAIDIALWDLKARRAELPLAKLLGAHRDSVRTYDTSGGFLHASLEEVCERADSSLAAGIGGIKIKVGLPESAEDLRRVAAVRTHLGPDVPMMVDANQQWDRRTALRMGRRLEEFDLVWIEEPLDAEDAEGHAALSRALDTPIATGEMLASVGEHVRLIDARACDVLQPDAPRVGGITPFLRLAGLADHAGLDLAPHFAMEIHLHLAAAYPRETWVEHFDWLDPLFEESLETRDGRMLVPSRPGLGITLTEQARAWTTESVTVGSR; from the coding sequence ATGCCGTACACCCCCGATGCCATCCGCAGCCTGTGCCTGTCCACGCTCACCCTCCCGCTGGCCACCCCGATCTCCGATGCGAAGGTCTTCACCGGTCGCCAGCGCCCGATGACGGAGGTGGTGTTCCTGATCGCCGAGGTCACCACGGCCCAGGGGCACGAGGGGATCGGGTTCAGCTACTCCAAGCGCGCCGGCGGCCCGGCCCAGTACGCCCATGCCAAGGAGGTGGCGGCCGCGGCGATCGGCGAGGACCCCAGCGACATCGCCAAGCTGTACACCCGCCTGCTGTGGGCGGGCGCGTCCGTGGGCCGCTCCGGCGTCGCCACCCAGGCCCTCGCCGCGATCGACATCGCGCTGTGGGACCTCAAGGCCCGCCGCGCCGAGCTGCCGCTCGCGAAGCTGCTCGGCGCCCATCGCGACAGCGTGCGCACGTACGACACCTCCGGCGGCTTCCTGCACGCCTCCCTCGAGGAGGTGTGCGAGCGGGCGGACAGCTCCCTGGCCGCGGGGATCGGCGGCATCAAGATCAAGGTGGGCCTGCCGGAAAGCGCCGAGGACCTGCGCCGCGTCGCCGCGGTCCGCACCCATCTGGGCCCGGACGTGCCGATGATGGTGGACGCCAATCAGCAGTGGGACCGGCGCACCGCGCTGCGCATGGGGCGTCGGCTCGAGGAGTTCGACCTGGTGTGGATCGAGGAGCCGCTGGACGCCGAGGACGCCGAGGGGCACGCCGCGCTCTCCCGCGCCCTCGACACCCCGATCGCGACCGGCGAGATGCTCGCCTCCGTGGGCGAGCACGTGCGGCTGATCGACGCCCGCGCCTGCGACGTGCTGCAGCCGGACGCCCCGCGGGTGGGCGGCATCACCCCGTTCCTCCGCCTCGCCGGCCTCGCCGACCACGCCGGACTCGACCTCGCGCCCCACTTCGCCATGGAGATCCACCTGCATCTGGCCGCCGCCTACCCGCGGGAGACCTGGGTGGAGCACTTCGACTGGCTCGACCCGCTGTTCGAGGAGTCCCTCGAGACCCGCGACGGGCGGATGCTGGTGCCGTCGCGGCCCGGGCTCGGCATCACCCTCACCGAGCAGGCCCGCGCCTGGACCACCGAATCCGTCACCGTCGGGAGCCGCTGA